In Candidatus Roseilinea sp., one DNA window encodes the following:
- a CDS encoding ribose-5-phosphate isomerase — translation MRVAIAADHAGFSLKTSLVELLTQDGHEVLDLGAFNAERSDYPDFARAVGEALQQGLAERGVLICGSGVGICIAANKMRGIRACVCHDTYSAHQGVEHDDMNVIVLGARVVGVELAAEIVRAFLGARFNGIERYVARLKKVEQMERESCA, via the coding sequence ATGCGAGTTGCAATAGCAGCCGACCATGCCGGCTTTTCGCTCAAAACCTCGCTTGTCGAACTCCTCACACAAGACGGCCATGAGGTGCTCGACCTAGGTGCATTCAACGCAGAACGATCCGATTATCCTGACTTCGCGCGCGCCGTCGGCGAGGCTTTGCAGCAGGGCCTGGCCGAGCGAGGGGTGCTCATCTGTGGCAGCGGCGTCGGCATCTGCATCGCTGCGAACAAGATGCGGGGGATTCGCGCGTGCGTGTGCCACGACACCTATTCCGCGCATCAGGGCGTGGAACACGACGACATGAACGTGATCGTGCTCGGCGCACGGGTCGTCGGCGTGGAGTTGGCGGCGGAAATCGTGCGCGCCTTTTTGGGTGCGCGCTTCAACGGCATCGAACGCTACGTCGCTCGTTTGAAAAAAGTCGAGCAGATGGAACGTGAGTCTTGTGCATGA